AAAGCGACTGCAGGATGATCGCCATCATGTTCGAGACGAGCGCGACGACGAGCAGGGTGTAGCCGAACTGAGCGCCGCCGGCGAGCGAGGTCGCCCAGTTGCCGGGGTCCATATAGCCGACGGCGACGAGATAGCCCGGTCCGAAGAAGGCCAGGAACTTGCGCCAGGACGACGAGTTCGGCGTCACCGCGACGGTTCGGAAGACGTCTGTCAGCGAGGGCTCACCGCGGGATCGAAGCCAGATCGAGGTGGATTCCGGGGCGCCTTGCGACATGATGGGACCTTGCTGCAACTTGTTCGCAATAAGGAGTATCTGCCGCCTGGGGCCCTGTCAATGCAGTTGCGAAGCGTTGTCAATTAGAGCTTGCGGAAGGGCCGGGCGGCAATGCACGATTGTGGGCTGACGCCCGCACGGGGGCTTGCCATGATGCCGTCACCTGAATCGCATCCGATGGTTGTCATGACGAAGCTTCCCGCCATTCTCGCCCGTCTCGACGATGGGCTCGACGCCTCGCTCGCGCGCCTGTCTTCTTGGCTGGAAATTCCCTCGATCGGCACGGACCCAGCCTACAACGCGCAGACGCGCGCCGCCGCCGAATGGCTGAGGGCCGATCTGGAAGCGCTCGGCTTCAAGGCGGAGCTGCGCGAAACCGGCGGCCATCCCGTCGTTCTGGCTCATCGGCCCAAGCCCGGTGCCCCGCATGCGCTGTTCTACGGTCACTACGACGTGCAGCCGGTCGATCCGTTGAATCTTTGGGACACCGATCCGTTCAAGCCCGTGGTCCGCGAGCCTGAACCGGGCCGCAAGGTCATCTCGGCGCGCGGCGCCTGCGACGACAAGGGCCAGGTCATGACCTTCATCGAGGCCATCCGCGCGACGCTCGCGGAAACCGGCGACCTGCCGATCGGCCTGACGATCCTGGTCGAGGGCGAGGAGGAATCAGGCTCGGTCAACCTGCCGGGCTATATCAAGGCCAATGCCGCCGAGCTGAAGGCGGACTACGCCCTGGTCTGCGACACCGGCATGTGGGACCGCGAGACGCCGCTGATCACCTCCACCCTGCGCGGCATGGTCTATCAGGAGGTGACGCTGACCGCGGCCGATCGCGATCTGCATTCCGGCCTGTTCGGCGGCGCGGCAGCCAACCCGATCCATATGCTGGCGAAGATTCTCGCCGAAATCCACGATGAAGCCGGCCGCATCATCATTCCCGGCTTCTATGACGGCGTCCATGAGCCGACCAACGCCCAGAAGGCGGAATGGGCCGATCTTGGCCTTACCGAGAAGGAATTCCTCGGGCAGGTCGGTCTGAAGCACTCCATCGGCGAGCGCGGGCGCATGCTGATCGAGCAGATCCAGTCGCGCCCGACCTGCGATGTCAACGGCATCTGGGGCGGCTATACCGGGGAGGGCAGCAAGACCGTCATCCCCGGCAAGGCCTCGGCCAAGGTGTCCTTCCGCCTCGTCGGCGATCAGGACCCGGTCAGGATCGCGGCTGCGTTCCATCAGTTCGTCCGCGACCGCCTGCCGGACGATGTCACGGCCGAGTTCATCGGCCATTCCGGCTCGCCAGCCCTGGCCGTCCCCGTAGATTCGCCGGTGCTGCAGAAGGCGCGCGTCGCGCTCGCCGAGGAGTGGGGCGGGCGTGTCGTCTCGATCGGCAGTGGCGGTTCGATACCGGTCGGCGGCGACTTCAAGCGTACGCTCGGTATCGACACGCTCTTCGTCGGCTTCGGCCTCGACGACGACCGGGTTCATTCGCCCAACGAAAAATATGATCTCTCTTCCTTCCACAAGGGCCAGCGTTCCTGGGCCCGCATCTTGCAGGCTCTCGGTTCATGAGATCGGTTTGCGTCTTCTGCGGTTCCAATCCGGGCAATGATCCGGTCTTTGCGGCCGGCGCCCGCGCCATGGGGGCGGAGATCGCCAGGCGCGGCCTGACGCTGGTCTATGGTGGCGGTGCGGTCGGGCTGATGGGCGTCGTCGCCAACGCGGCGATGGAGGCGGGCGGCGAAGTCCATGGCGTCATTCCCAAGGCGCTGAAGGACAAGGAGGTCGGCCATGTCGGGCTGACCCGGCTCGAAATCGTCGACACCATGCACACTCGCAAGGCGCGGATGGCGGCCCTGTCGGAAGGCTTCATCGCCATGCCCGGCGGCATCGGCACCTTCGAGGAGCTGTTCGAGATCTGGACCTGGGGCCAGCTCGGTATCCACGCCAAGCCGCTGGGCCTGCTCAACATCGCCGGCTTCTACGATCCGCTCGCGACCTTCCTCGACCAGACCGTCGAAGCGGGATTTCTGAAGCAGAGCCATCGCGCGATGGCGATGACCGATACCGAACCGGCGACGCTGCTCGATCGCATGGAGAATTACGTCCCGGCCGCGACCTATAAATGGATCGAGAAGGAGCAGGCCTGATCTCGCCTCGCGAATGCGCCCTCAGGTTGTAGGAATATTGTCTTGACATCGTGACGCTGATCGGGTACAGATCAGGAACGCTCACGAAATGTGCCCGAACGAAGCCGCCGCGCTCCCCAGCCGGCGGCTTTTTCGTGCCCGCCATTCGGGAAGGGACACATGGCCGAAGACGATAGCGATAGCCTGCCGGCTGTGCCGGCGCAGAAGCCGAAGAAGCCCTCGATCTCCCGCAAGGCGGTGGTGGGCCAGCTCTGGCGGGCCGCCAAGCGCCAGCTCGACACGCATGAGGAGCATCTTGCCGATCTGCCGAAAGGGGCAACCGCAAGCGAGGCCGACGCCAAGGCGCTGGCGACGCTCGCCCGCACGGTCCGCGAGCTGGTCGCGATCGAGGAGCCGCAGGCCGTGAAGAGGGACAAGCAGACGGATGAACTCTCTGCCGCTGACGGCCTGCGACATGTCGCACAGCTCCGTCAGGAGCTTGCTCGACGTCTTGAAGCTCTTGCCCGCCGCGAGCTGGGCGAGGCTGATCAAGGGTAATCTCCACACGTTCGAACCGGAGCTCCTGCCCGTCCTGGAGGAATTCTGGCGGATATGGTCGCGTATCGATCAACGGCCTACCGAGCCGCCCAAGCCGATCTGGCTCGTCCTCGGCGGCCGGGGCGCCGGCAAGACGCGCACCGGTGCCGAATGGGTGAAGGGCATGGCGCTGGGCCATCCCCCCTTCGCGGACAAGCCCACCGGGCGGATCGCCCTCGTCGGGGAGACGCAAGGGCAAGTCCGCGACGTCATGATCGAGGGCGTCTCCGGGCTGCTGTCGATCCACACGCGTTGGGAGCGGCCGACCTGGCAGCCCTCGCTGCGCCGCCTGCAATGGCCGAACGGCGCGATCGCGCAGGTGTTTTCGGCCGAGGATCCCGAGGGGCTGCGCGGGCCGCAGTTCGGCGCCGCCTGGTCCGACGAACTGGCGAAATGGCCGAACCTTCAGGAGAGTTGGGACATGCTGCAGCTCGGCCTTCGCCTCGGCGATCATCCCCGTCAGATCGTCACGACGACACCGCGGCCGGTGCCGCTGATAAAGCGCCTCCTGACCGACCTGCACGTCGCCGTGAGCCGCTCGAGGACGCAGGACAACCGTTTTAATCTCGCCGCCGAGTTCGTCCGCACCGTCACGGAAACCTATGGCGGCACGCGACTTGGCCGGCAGGAGCTCGACGGCGAGATCGTCGAGGAGAGCCCCGACGCACTCTGGACGCGGGCGATGATCGAGGCGTCCCGCGAAGCACAGCCTGCTTCGCTGGCCCGGATCGCCGTCGCGGTCGATCCACCGGCTTCCTCCTCGCAGCGGGCCGACCGGTGCGGGCTGGTGGTGGCGGGCATCGATGGCAACGGCATCGGCCATGTGCTGGAAGATGCGACGCTCGCAGGCGCCAGACCGCATGAATGGGCCGAAAAGGCCGTCGCGCTCTATCGCCGGCACGAGGCGGATGCGCTGGTGGTCGAGGTCAACCAGGGTGGCGAAATGGTCGGGAGCATCATCCGTGAGGTCGATGCCGGCGTTCCCGTCGTCTCCGTCAGGGCGACGCGGGGCAAATATCTGAGGGCCGAGCCGGTGGCGGCGCTCTATGCGCAGGGCCGGGTCCGGCATGCCGGCGCCTTTCCCGAGCTGGAGGACGAGATGTGCGCCTTCGGCCCGGGCGGCCTCGAAAGCGGCCGCTCGCCCGACCGGCTCGACGCACTCGTCTGGGCGCTGACCCATCTGATGCTCGCGCCGAAGGGAAGGCCACGGGTGAGGGGGATGTAGCCCCAGTCGTCATTCTGGGGCGCCGGAAGGCGCTGACCCGAGAATCTCATGCAGGAAAGGGCGCGTTCTCGTCCTGAGATGCTCGGGTCAAGCCCGAGCATTGTCTGTTTGTGATGGGGTATTGAGGTTTTGTTCCGCGTGAGCGGGATGTCTGGTCCGGCTGGCCGGCCGGACCAGACGCGACTCGTCGACCGTCCCGAGCCAGGGCTTTCGCCCGTCGTCATCGAGGTTGCGGGTCGCTTCCTTGTCACGCTTGGTGAGTTGCCAGGGCCTCTTCGCATGAGCCGAACGCCCGCAGACAATCACAAGCCCTTCGAGGATAGCTCCCGATGCCGGTTTGCACCACGGTCCCTGAACCCTCCCGTTTCCTCGGCTGTGATGTCGGCAAGGCCGGGATCGTCGTCTTCGACAGCCGCGGCGACACCCTCGGCAGTCTCCCTAACGAGGCTTCGGCCCTGGCAGCCTTCGCAGCCGGGCTCGGCCCGGACTGCCTCGTCGTCTGCGAGGCGACGGGCGGCTATGAGGACGCCCTGCTGGCGGCGCTCGTCTCAGCCGGCTGCCCGGCCCATCGCGCCGATGCCCGCAAGGTCAAGGCCTTCATCCGCTCCTATGGGACGCTCGGGAAGAGCGATGCGCTCGATGCCAGGGCGCTTGCCCGCTACGGCGCCGAGCGCCACGCTCGGCTGATCCGCTGGCAGGCGCCCGCCCCGGCACGCGAGCGCCTCCAGGTCCTGGTGCGGACCAGAGCCGATCTCGTCGCCCAGAGAACGGCCTGCACCAACCGGCTCAACGCTCCCGGCATCGAACCGGTCAAAGCCCCGCTCCAGGCCCTGCACGACTGCCTCAAAGCCCAGATCGCCGCCCTGGCGCAAACCATCGCCGAGACCCTGCGCACCATCGCCCGCACCGACAGAAGCGAGCAGGCCTTGCGCTCCATCCGCGGCATCGGAACGACCACCGCCGCCACCCTCATCGCACTCATGCCCGAGCTCGGACGCATCAGCCGGCGCCAGGCCGCCGCACTCGCAGGCCTGGCTCCTCATCCAAACCAGAGCGGCAGTCGAGACGCCTACCGCCCAACCAGAGGCGGCAGGGCCGAAATCAAGGCCGCCCTGTTCATGCCCGCAATGGCCGCCGCAAGGCACGACCCCGCCATGCGCGACGCCTACACACGCCTCATCGCAAACGGAAAAAAGCCAATCGTCGCTCTCACCGCAATCATGCGACGCATCATCGTCATCGCAAATGCCCGCGTCAGAGACCAAAACAAACTGAGTTGATGACGGCTGGTTACGCCGCCAATTCATTTCACGCTCCAAAAGCGAGATCTCCATGTTCGATTTTCTTCGCAGCCTGCGCGGCTTTGCCGCGCCGGATCAGAAGCGTTCGCGCGTCGGGCCGCTGATCGCCCTCCATGAAGCCGGGCGCGCGGTCTGGACGCCGCGCGACTACGTCGCGCTGTCGCGCGAAGGCTATGAGCGCAACCCGGTGGTGCATCGCTGCGTCCGGCTGATCGCCGAGGCGGCGGCCCAGACCCCGCTCATCGCCAAGGTCGGATCCCGCGAGATGCCGGACCATCCGGCGCTCGCACTGATCGAGCGGCCCAATCCGCGCCAGGGCGGCATCGCCTTCCGCGACATGCTGTTCGGCCACCTGCTCGTCGCCGGCAACGCCTATGTCGAGGCAGTCAGCACCGGGCGGGAACCCCGCGAGCTCTATGCGCTCCGGCCGGACCGGATGCGGGTCGTGCCCGGCCGCGACGGCTGGCCGGAAGCTTACGACTATACGGTCGGCGGCGACACCGTGCGGTTCCGGCAGGACGAGGCCGGATTGCCGCCCATCCTCCATCTGACGCAGTTCCACCCGGTCGACGACCACTATGGCCTCTCGCCCATCGAGGCCGCGGCCATCTCGCTCGATATCCACAACGCCGCCAGCAACTGGCACAAGGCTCTGCTCGACAACGCCGCAAGGCCCTCCGGCGCACTGGTCTATGACGGGCCGGAAGGCGCGACGCTGACCGAGGCGCAGTTCGAGCGGCTGAAGCAGGAGCTGGAAGAGTCCTTCCAGGGCGCGCGAAATGCCGGCCGGCCGCTGCTTCTCGAGGGCGGTCTCGACTGGAAGCCGCTGTCGCTGACACCGGCGGAGCTGGATTTCGTCGCGGCCAAGGGTGTCGCGGCCCGCGAGATCGCGCTCGCTTTCGGCGTGCCACCGCTGCTGCTCGGCCTGCCCGGCGACAACACGCGCGCCAATTTCGCCGAGGCGAACCGCGCGCTCTGGCGGCAAACGGTGATCCCGCTGGTGAAGCGCACCGCGCAGTCCCTGGCGCAATGGCTTGGGCCCGCCTTCGGGGACGACCTCATGCTGGAGCCCGACCTCGATGCCGTGGAAGCGCTGGCAGACGAGCGGGAGTCGCTCTGGCGGCGCCTGGGCGCCGCAAGCTTCCTCGACGATGACGAGAAACGCGAGGCCGTCGGCTACGGCCGGCGTGCCTCGGGGAAGGAGCAATCATGAACATGCTCGACCAGATCGTCACGGCCTTCGTCGGCCGGGCCGATGTCGGCCATCTCGGCCTGCTGCTCTGGGCCGCCAGCGCCTCAGGCCTCGCCTGGATCGTCCTGCGCGAGCTGACGGCAGCCAATCGCCGCTTCGACGATTTCGTCCGCGAGCTCAACCGTTTCAACGCACGCCATGAGGGGGATCAGTCTTGAGGGGCACCAATGATGCGAGACCGCCGTCGAAACGGCCGCCCGCTGGCCGGGCACAACCCGCCAAGGCGCGCCCCGGCGGCGTGACAGCGGACACCTTCAGCAGCTTCGTGCGAAATCTGTCGAAGCTCGAAGGCGGGCGCCCGCAGGCCGGCAAGGGCGGCGAGGGCGGTCGATGAACACGCCGTTCCGCCTGCCGCTCGAATCCAAGCTCCTGCCTCTGCAACCTTCGCGTATCGCGCCCGACGGCAGCTTCGAGGGCTATGCCAGCCTCTTTCGCATCCCCGATCTCGGCAAGGACGTGGTCGAACCCGGCGCCTTCCGCGACAGCCTGTTCCGTCGCGGACCATCCGGCATCAAGCTGCTCTGGCAGCATGATCCGGCGGAGCCGATCGGACGCTGGCTCAGCCTGATCGAGGACAGCCGGGGCTTGTTCGTACGCGGCAGGATTTCGCTCGCCGTCGCCCGCGCCCGCGAGATCCACGCGCTGATGCGGGAAGGCGCCATCGACGGGCTGTCGATCGGTTTCCGCCCCGAGAAGGCGCGCAACGAGCCCCGGACGGGGCTGCGCCGGCTGGAACGCGTCGATCTCTGGGAAGTCTCGATCGTCACCTTCCCGATGCTTCCTCAGGCCCGCATCAGCGCCGTCAAGACGGCCTTCCGCGCGCCGGCTTTCGCCTGACCTTTCACCCCCGAGGAAAATCCATGACCCATCTCGACCACGCCCCCGAGACCAAGGCGTCCGGCGCCGACCTGACGCTTGCCTTCGAAGACCTGCGCTACACGCTCGAAAGCTACCGCGCCGCCAATGACGAGCGCCTTGCGGGAATCGAAGCCCGCCACAGTGCCGATCCGCTGACCGAGGAGAAGCTCACCCGGTTGGATTCCGCGCTCGACGACACGATGCGCCGCATCGACCGCCTGACGCTCGACCGCGCCCGTCCGGCTCTCGGCCATGAAAGCGGCCATCAGGGCGGCCATCGCGATCCGCTCGTCGCCGAGCATAAGGCGGCGTTCGCGGCCTATGTCCGCAGCGGCGAGGCGGGTGGCCTGAAGCGGCTCGAGTCCAAGGCGCTGTCGGCCGGCTCCGGCCCGGATGGCGGCTATCTCGCGCCGTCCACGGTGGAAGGCGAAATCCTGCGTCGCCTGGCGAATGTCTCGCCGATCCGCACCCTGGCGACGGTACGGACCATCTCTTCCGGCACCTACAAGAAGGCATTCTCGACCACCGGCCCGGCCTCCGGCTGGGTGGCGGAGACGGCGGCGCGGCCGCAGGCCGGCTCGCCGACGCTCGCGGAACTCTCCTTCCCGGCCATGGAACTCTATGCCATGCCGGCTGCGACGCAGACGCTGCTCGACGATGCGATCGTCAATATCGACCAGTGGATCGCGGAAGAGGTCGAACACGCCTTCGCAGAGCAGGAGGGCGCCGCCTTCGTCAACGGCGACGGCATCGACAAGCCCAAGGGCTTCCTCGCCTATCCGACGATTGCCGACGCCAGCTGGAGCTGGGGCAATATCGGCGTGCTCAACTCCGGCGTTGCCGGCGCCTTCCCGGCCTCCAACCCCTCGGATGTGCTGGTCGATCTGGTCTATGCGCTGAAGGCCGGCTACCGCCAGAACGCCTCCTTCGTCATGAACCGCAAGACGCAAGCGGCGATCCGCAAGTTCAAGGACACCAGCGGGCAGTATCTCTGGCAGCCGCCGGCATCGGCCGGCGCGCCGGCGACGCTGCTCGGCTTCCCGGTGGCTGAGGCGGAGGACATGCCCAATATCGCCAACAACGCGGTTTCCATCGCCTTCGGCGACTTCCGGCGCGGCTATCTCGTCGTCGACCGGGCCGGGGTCCGCATCCTGCGCGATCCGTACTCCGCCAAGCCCTATGTGCTGTTCTACACCACCAAGCGGGTCGGTGGCGGCGTCCAGGATTTCGCCGCGATCAAGGGGCTGAAGTTCGCGGTCTGACGCCGGTCAGCGCGAAAACCACCAGCTGAAGGCGGCACGCGGCTGCGACGCTTCGTCCGGCCGCGTCTCGCTTCCGAAGGAGAGCAGCCGGGCGCTGCCTTCCGAAATCCAGCTGCTGTGCTCGCTGACGGGGGTGATCGCGGTGAAGCCGCCGCAGATGAGGCGGGCCCGCGTGTTGAGCGGCCCGCTCGACCAGCTGACGATCCCGACCAGATCGCGCGAGCGGGGCGGGCCGCGCAGCACCGGGCCGCCGGAATCGCCCCTGCAGGCGCCGGCACCGGGCGATTCACCGCGCGCTTCGACATCGACCGCGACCTTGACCGTGTTCTGGGTCGTGTAGTTGCCGGCGTTGAGCAGCTGGGTCTCGCGCAGGCGCCGAGCCGTGCGCTTGTTGTTCTCGGCCGAGAGGCCGTAGCCCGCCATGGTCAGGGTCTCGCCTTGCCAGAGGCCGCCGCCCAGGGTGAGCGGTTCGATATCCTGCGGCAGCGGCTGCGCCACACGCAGCAAGGCGAGGTCGGTACCGGGCTGCGTGCGCGGTGTCGTGCCGGGCACGAAACTCGGATGAGGCAGGACGGCGACAACGAGCTGCCGGCGTGCCCGGAAACGGGAATCGAGGCTGACGATGCTGATCGAGCCGCCACCCATCAGGCAATGGGCCGCGGTCAGCACGATTTCCGGGGCGATCACCGCGCCCGAGCAGAGCTCGCCGCGGCTGGTTTCCACTCGCACCGTCCAGGCGCGGGCGCCTTGGGCATCGCGCGAGTCGACGCCGCCCACCACAGCAAGGGCAGGCTGTGCCGTCAGGGCGGCGACCAGAGAAAACGCGAAAGCGGACAGCGAGCGCAGGGTCATGATGCGAACCAGTGAATGGCAGATCAATCTAGGAGGTGGTGCGGCGCAGTCCAGCGTTTTCACCGGCCCTTCGACCAGCGCGCCGTTTCTCCCCATTGCGACAGCGTCGCGTCGATCCAGTGCCGCTGCGGCGCCACCAGAACGCCCTGGCTGAGAAGGCCGCAACTGCGGCCCTTCGGACCGGTCGACCAGCTGGTGACGGCGCTGACTCCCCCATCGGCGAAGATGGGCCCGCCGGAATCGCCCTGACAGGCACTGGCGCCGGGCTGCTTGCCGGCACCGGCCGGATCCGCGGCCCAGAGCAGGATGCGGCCGGGGCCATAGGGTTCGACAGCAGTCAGCGCGGCGGATCGGTAGGTGCCCGTGCTGCGGGCTTCGCCCTCGCGCGCCACGCCATAGCCCGCGAGCGTCACCGAACTGCCTGCACGCGGCAGCGATCCATCGACGAGATCGGCAGGCGCGAAACGTGCCGGCAACGGCTCGGCCAGCCGGATCAGGGCGAGATCGATCGACCGCCGGCGGTTGCGGATCGCGCCGGCGTCGAATTCGGGGTGCAGGCCGACCGATGCGGGCGCGATCAGGACGGGCTCACCCGCCTCTCGCCAATGGATGCGCAACTCGGTTCCGCCAGCTGCGCAATGCGCCGCGGTCAGGATAGCGCGCGGCGACAGCACGATCCCGCTGCACACGCCGCCGCGTGCGTTGAGCACCATCAATGTCGAGCTGGCGGCCGGCCCGCCCTCGCGCCCGCCGACGACGGCTTCTGCCGACGGGGCTCCAAGCCCGCAGGCGATGGAGCTGAGTCCGGCGGCGACAATCCAATTCGCAATGCGCATCGGGCGCTCCTTTTCCAGGGGACGCTGATAGCGCGCCGCGCCCCGCAAATGAACCTCTCAGACACTTCGAAGGGGACGATCATGACGCCGCTTGCCCTGGCTCCACCAGCGACGGAACCGGTGACGCTCACCGAGGCCCGGCAATTCCTGCGCCTGGACCAGGGCGACGAGGACGAACTGCTCTCCACGCTGCTCACGGCTTCCAGGCTGATGATCGAGGCGGCGGCCGGCCGCTGCCTGATCGAGCAGCGCTGGCGCATCGTGCTGGATCGCTGGCCCGCCAAGGGCGAGATCCGGATGCCGCTATCCCCGATTGCGCGGATCGAAGCGGCCCGTGTCTACGACATGCTTGGCGCAGCGCAGACGGTGGCCGAAGCGGCATTGACGCTCGACCGGAGTGCCGATCCGCCTCTGATCCGCCTGACCGGCGAGGTGCCCGAGATCGGCCGCGATCACGGCGCCATCGAAATCGATGTCGTGGCCGGCTACGGAGCGACCGCCGCCGCCGTTCCCGCTCCGCTGCGCCAGGCGGTGCTGCGATTGGCCGCCCGCTGGTTCGAGGAGCGCGGCGATGTCGCCAGCCGCGATGCGCGGGCGCTGCCGGGCGCAATCGCCGCATTGGTCGCGCCATTCCGCCGCGGAAGGCTTTGAGCCATGGCGAACGCTGCATCTGCCGCGGTTGGTCGGTTGAAGCGCAGGCTCCTTCTGGAGGCGCCGGTCGCGACGCCGGACGGCATCGGCGGCGCGACGCAGGCCTTCGAGACGCTGGCGGCCTTCTGGGCGCAGCTCGAATGGGTCTCCGGCGCGGAGCAATGGCGCCAGGGGCGCCCGGAGCAGAGCGCAACCTATCGCGTGACCCTGCGCTGGCGCGGCGATGTCGATGCCGCAAAGCGGCTGCGCGACGGCGACCGCATCTTCGACATCCGCGCGGTCGCCGATCCGGACGGCTCGCGCCGGCGCCTCGTCTGCCTGGTCGAGGAGGTGAAGCCATGAGCGACGCGATCCTGGCTATGCGCGCGGCGATCCAGACCCGTCTGGCGGCCGATGCCGCGCTGACCGCGTTGATCGGCCCGGGGCGTGTCCATGACGAGGCGCCGCGCGCGGCGCGCGGGCTCTATGTCGTTCATGGCGAGGTCGAGGCGCGTGACTGGTCGACCGGCAGCGATCGCGGTTGCGAACAGGAACTCGCTCTCGTCGTCTGGGCCGCCCAGAGCGGTTCGTCGCGCCAGGCGCTGGAGGCGGCGGGCCTGATCGTCGGGGCGCTCGATGACGCCGAACTCGCCCCCGAGGGGCACGCCCTTGTCAATTTGCGCTGGCTTTCCAGCCGGCTCGCCCGCGAGCCCCGCAATGGGCTCAGCTTTGTGACGATCCGCTTCCGCGCCGTCACCGAAACACTCTGATCGTGAAGGAGAAGCTGCATGGCGGCACAGAAGGGCAAGGATTTGCTGCTCAAGGCAGCAGATGGCGCCGGCGCTTTCGTCACCGTGGCGGGCCTGAGGGCACGCCAGATCGCGTTCAACGCCGAGACCGTCGATGTCACCCATTCGGAATCGGCCGGGCGCTGGCGCGAATTGCTGGCCGGAGCCGGCGTGCGCCGCGCCAGCATCAGCGGTGCCGGCATCTTCAAGGATGAAGCGTCCGACGCTCTGGTGCGTCAGGTGTTCTTCGATGGCGCAATCCGGGACTGGCAGGTCATCGTGCCCGATTTCGGGGCGATCACAGGCCCGTTCCAGCTAACGAGCCTCGAATATCGCGGCGACCATGCCGGCGAGGTCACCTTCGACCTCTCGCTGGAATCGGCCGGGCTGCTG
Above is a genomic segment from Bosea sp. NBC_00550 containing:
- a CDS encoding phage head closure protein gives rise to the protein MKRRLLLEAPVATPDGIGGATQAFETLAAFWAQLEWVSGAEQWRQGRPEQSATYRVTLRWRGDVDAAKRLRDGDRIFDIRAVADPDGSRRRLVCLVEEVKP
- a CDS encoding DUF3168 domain-containing protein, with amino-acid sequence MSDAILAMRAAIQTRLAADAALTALIGPGRVHDEAPRAARGLYVVHGEVEARDWSTGSDRGCEQELALVVWAAQSGSSRQALEAAGLIVGALDDAELAPEGHALVNLRWLSSRLAREPRNGLSFVTIRFRAVTETL
- a CDS encoding phage major tail protein, TP901-1 family; the encoded protein is MAAQKGKDLLLKAADGAGAFVTVAGLRARQIAFNAETVDVTHSESAGRWRELLAGAGVRRASISGAGIFKDEASDALVRQVFFDGAIRDWQVIVPDFGAITGPFQLTSLEYRGDHAGEVTFDLSLESAGLLAFAAL